In a single window of the Deinococcus aetherius genome:
- a CDS encoding MFS transporter, with protein MTALPAPAPFRPAPAQLGLIAVTFLMWGGFFLVIPLITVHFVGELGWAAASVGLVLGVRQLVQQGLTVFGGAWADRVGPKPLILSGCLIRTLGFAGMAFADSFAGLLAASLLAGVGGGFFDAPKSAAITAVTRPEHRTRMFSLVSVAGNLGMVTGPLIGAALVTVGFRTAALASASTYVVAFALLAATLPHTRPGVASGRGLAGLWAAARDRRFRRFTLVLIGYFLLSTQINVAVTLKAISLAGPGATGPLYGLSAGLAVLLQYPLLRFTERRVRTRVALVAAVLTVGLSLGLMGLAVTFGQLLACVALYSLGTMIVYPTQQTLTARLAPPGVTGSYFGFSAISLGVGGALGNVLGGSLTDMGTRLGLPLLPWLTLMAVGGVTALGLRWALQEVPGREVAEGART; from the coding sequence GTGACCGCCCTCCCCGCCCCCGCGCCGTTTCGTCCGGCGCCCGCGCAACTCGGATTGATCGCCGTCACCTTCCTGATGTGGGGCGGCTTCTTTCTCGTCATCCCCCTTATCACCGTGCATTTCGTGGGAGAACTGGGGTGGGCGGCGGCGAGCGTGGGGCTGGTGCTGGGGGTGCGCCAGCTCGTGCAGCAGGGCCTGACAGTGTTCGGGGGCGCGTGGGCGGACCGGGTGGGCCCCAAGCCCCTGATTTTGAGCGGGTGCCTGATCCGCACGCTGGGCTTCGCGGGGATGGCCTTCGCGGATTCGTTCGCCGGGCTCCTCGCCGCCTCGCTGCTCGCGGGAGTGGGCGGGGGGTTCTTCGACGCCCCCAAGAGCGCGGCGATCACGGCGGTCACCCGGCCCGAGCACCGGACGCGGATGTTCAGCCTGGTGAGCGTGGCGGGAAACCTGGGGATGGTGACGGGGCCGTTGATCGGCGCCGCGCTCGTGACCGTGGGCTTTCGCACGGCGGCCCTGGCGAGCGCGAGCACGTACGTGGTGGCCTTCGCCCTGCTCGCGGCGACCCTGCCCCACACCCGGCCCGGGGTGGCCTCCGGGCGCGGCCTCGCCGGGCTGTGGGCAGCGGCGCGTGACCGGCGCTTCCGGCGCTTCACCCTCGTGTTGATCGGTTACTTCCTGCTCAGCACCCAGATCAACGTGGCGGTGACCCTCAAGGCGATCTCGCTGGCGGGGCCGGGCGCGACGGGGCCGCTGTACGGGCTGTCGGCGGGGTTGGCCGTCTTGCTGCAATACCCGCTGCTGCGTTTCACCGAGCGGCGCGTGCGGACGCGGGTGGCGCTCGTCGCGGCGGTGCTCACGGTCGGGCTCAGCCTGGGGCTGATGGGCCTCGCCGTGACCTTCGGGCAACTGCTCGCCTGCGTGGCGCTCTACAGCCTGGGCACCATGATCGTCTACCCCACCCAACAGACCCTCACGGCGCGGCTGGCCCCGCCCGGGGTCACGGGCAGCTACTTCGGCTTCTCCGCGATCAGCCTGGGGGTGGGCGGTGCGCTCGGCAACGTGCTCGGCGGTTCTCTTACGGACATGGGCACGCGCCTGGGCCTGCCCCTGCTGCCCTGGCTCACCCTGATGGCAGTGGGCGGAGTCACGGCGCTCGGCCTGCGCTGGGCGCTGCAGGAGGTGCCGGGCCGGGAGGTGGCCGAGGGGGCGAGGACGTAG